From the Plasmodium vivax chromosome 5, whole genome shotgun sequence genome, one window contains:
- a CDS encoding hypothetical protein, conserved (encoded by transcript PVX_089500A): MSNDKLVKLFSLNLSTSGVGKKERPSPMGGSAHSSSISHTSSGVENQSNSFLPFGSAKTSTNDSCTSIKSEQLNPYKRVSSLSEYVYRFKKLISEGGAPRGGSNTFRQFNPNWRKTSSSDLCSLSSAQSGGHSSSLFCGANLAATSRTSRADSNSHLEPKSIPSGTRANKEAQTLPHQAEGYSRPNNDSPFADEEDATVSSRLHLLRNYKMFKSHMSVESSPLCSYLNTIGRLETKARNVGKDTLSRVGGTFQRRNPPSGKTGREMTNPENDVEGGEPARGAIPTTCSIDEKEAKEANEANEENGFSKIALAHNRVLARHKRNTKKKVKKIFYKNRKMCVTIQMSKHKRKTFWRELTNSENKTLIKNLRQNENLVYNKKNRKRLFEFFRDFVISSYFVRNTNWGEERGRPFSRHVDEHILQLALVGGFYRGVVSGFYRGVVSGFNRGPTNGRATKGEPLPPFTRPHKREAPKKRRKQNGDANNEVVRESATKPSYLLATPGSNVTVGTGNILFPGCHISSQKGKIYIGHNNLFEDNITIINYANADMYIGSYNIFRSGTFIANVPTIGDHNYFDYKCKWALRVYMR; the protein is encoded by the exons ATGAGCAACGACAAGCTGGTGAAGCTGTTTTCCCTAAACCTGAGTACCAGcggggtggggaaaaaagaaaggccCTCCCCCATGGGGGGATCAGCACACTCCTCTAGCATATCCCACACGTCCAGCGGCGTAGAAAACCAATCGAACAGCTTCTTACCATTCGGTTCAGCCAAAACGTCCACAAACGATTCGTGTACCTCCATAAAGAGTGAGCAGCTAAATCCGTACAAGCGGGTAAGCTCGCTAAGTGAATACGTGTACAGGTTTAAAAAGCTAATTTCTGAAGGGGGGGCACCTCGGGGGGGTAGCAACACATTTAGGCAGTTTAACCCGAACTGGAGGAAAACAAGCTCCTCCGATTTGTGCAGCCTTTCCAGTGCCCAGTCTGGGGGGCACTCCTCCTCGCTCTTTTGCGGTGCCAATTTGGCCGCCACGTCGCGG ACCTCTCGCGCGGACTCAAATTCCCATTTAGAACCCAAATCGATACCAAGCGGAACGAGGGCCAACAAGGAGGCACAGACTTTGCCTCACCAAGCAGAGGGGTACTCGAGACCTAACAATGATTCTCCATTTGCCGATGAGGAAGACGCCACGGTGTCTTCTCGCCTCCACCTTCTACGGAACTACAAGATGTTCAAATCGCATATGAGCGTAGAGTCTTCCCCCTTGTGTTCTTATTTGAATACCATTGGTCGGTTAGAAACGAAAGCGCGCAACGTGGGGAAAGATACCCTGAGCAGAGTGGGAGGAACATTCCAGAGGAGGAATCCCCCCTCAGGCAAAACTGGTAGAGAGATGACCAACCCGG AGAACGACGTCGAGGGGGGTGAGCCTGCCCGAGGAGCGATACCCACAACATGCTCAATAgacgaaaaggaagcaaaggaagcaaatgaagcaaatgaagaaaacggCTTCTCCAAGATTGCCCTGGCGCACAACAGAGTGCTAGCCAGACATAAACGgaacaccaaaaaaaaagtgaaaaaaatattttacaaaaataggaaaatgtGTGTAACTATCCAAATGAGTaaacataaaaggaaaacattcTGGAGAGAGTTAACAAACagcgaaaataaaacactCATAAAGAATTTAcgtcaaaatgaaaatttggtgtataataaaaagaacagAAAGCGCCTTTTTGAGTTTTTCCGGGACTTTGTCATTTCTTCTTACTTTGTGAGGAACACCAactggggggaagaaagagGGCGGCCCTTCAGCCGTCATGTGGATGAGCACATTTTGCAGCTCGCGCTAGTTGGCGGTTTTTACAGGGGGGTGGTTAGCGGCTTCTACAGGGGGGTAGTTAGCGGCTTTAATAGGGGCCCTACGAACGGGCGTGCTACTAAGGGGGAGCCACTTCCCCCATTTACACGTCCACACAAACGTGaagcaccaaaaaaaaggagaaagcaaAACGGCGATGCAAACAATGAGGTAGTGAGGGAAAGCGCAACGAAACCGTCCTACCTCTTAGCCACCCCAGGAAGTAACGTTACTGTAGGCACTGGCAACATTTTATTTCCAGGTTGCCACATCAGCTCACAGAAGGGGAAGATCTACATCGGCCACAACAACTTATTTGAGGATAACATAACCATCATCAATTATGCAAATGCCGATATGTACATTGGTAGTTATAACATATTTCGATCCGGGACGTTCATAGCAAATGTCCCCACCATAGGGGATCATAATTACTTTGACTATAAGTGTAAGTGGGCCTTGCGAGTGTATATGAGGTGA
- a CDS encoding hypothetical protein, conserved (encoded by transcript PVX_089495A): MGKFKKTQKVRKLKRIINPNDSRLQQNGQKEVKKNINKNDEKVKQVTQIDSNLFFNYNENLTPPYNIILDTNFINSSIQYKLDIIKGCSELLLAKCNIYVTDCVVAEMEKLGQRFSLALKILKDPRYIRLTCTHKGTYADDCIVNRVTESRCYIVATNDRDLKIRLRKIPGVPILYAKNFKYRIERLPDNIMI; this comes from the exons ATG GGGAAGTTCAAGAAAACGCAAAAGGTACGTAAGCTGAAGAGGATCATCAACCCAAATGACAGCAGGCTTCAGCAGAACGGCcaaaaggaagtaaaaaaaaatattaacaaaaatgacgaGAAGGTAAAACAAGTGACCCAGATAGATAGCAACTTATTTTTCAATTACAATGAAAATTTAACTCCACCATATAATATAATCCTTGACACGAACTTTATAAACTCCAGCATACAATATAAATTGGACATAATAAAAGGCTGCTCAGAATTGCTGCTAGCCAAATGCAACATTTACGTGACAGACTGCGTTGTGGcggaaatggaaaaacttGGCCAGCGATTTTCCCTGGCACTAAAAATACTAAAGGACCCGAGATACATCAGACTGACCTGCACGCATAAAGGGACCTATGCAGATGACTGCATTGTCAACCGGGTCACTGAAAGCCGCTGCTACATCGTTGCTACCAACGATAGGGACTTGAAAATCAGGTTAAGGAAAATCCCTGGCGTTCCCATTTTATAtgccaaaaattttaagtacAGAATTGAGAGGCTGCCGGATAACATTATGATATGA
- a CDS encoding hypothetical protein, conserved (encoded by transcript PVX_089490A), whose protein sequence is MSSEKNATTPTPVLCENNCGFYGNPANNNLCSKCYREFQEKKKKEISDVEKMNEKNISENLHNYKKINSLMEPSYISDKQMEAEKPTFMQNEKPLPEEQQPASTNININSVETDNSENNGSNQNESGSSSNNAAPEGTNEQSTSTNVNEAEDKKKCFFCCKRIGLLGIKCRCNHYFCSLHRYADAHNCTFDYKNYHKQQLIKNNVKVVADKVKKI, encoded by the exons ATGAGTTCTGAGAAAAACGCAACCACG cCAACCCCCGTGCTGTGCGAGAACAACTGCGGGTTTTACGGGAACCCCGCGAACAACAACTTGTGCTCAAAGTGCTACCGAGAGTTccaagaaaagaaaaaaaaagaaatatcgGACGTGGAGAAGATGAACGAAAAGAACATCTCAgaaaatttgcataattacaaaaaaataaatagccTAATGGAGCCGAGTTACATAAGCGATAAGCAGATGGAAGCGGAGAAGCCAACCtttatgcaaaatgaaaagcccCTACCGGAAGAGCAGCAGCCCGCCTCCACCAACATAAACATAAACAGCGTCGAAACGGACAACAGCGAAAATAATGGTAGCAATCAGAACGAGAGTGGAAGTAGCTCCAACAATGCTGCTCCCGAGGGGACAAACGAACAGAGCACCAGTACCAATGTCAACGAAGCCGaggataagaaaaaatgcttctTCTGTTGCAAGCGTATAGGACTTCTAGGAATTAAATGCAGATGCAACCACTACTTCTGCTCTCTCCACAGATATGCTGATGCGCATAACTGCACCTTTGATTATAAGAACTACCACAAGCAGCAGTTGATAAAGAATAACGTCAAGGTTGTTGCAGACaaggtgaagaaaatatGA
- a CDS encoding suppressor of Ras1 3-9, putative (encoded by transcript PVX_089505A), which translates to MATSEDLKQLRSDCTYRSKLAEQAERYDEMADAMRTLVEQCVNNDKDELTVEERNLLSVAYKNAVGARRASWRIISSVEQKEMSKANVHNKNIAATYRKKVEEELNNICQDILNLLTKKLIPNTSESESKVFYYKMKGDYYRYISEFSCDEGKKEASNFAQEAYQKATDIAENELPSTHPIRLGLALNYSVFFYEILNQPHQACEMAKRAFDDAITEFDNVSEDSYKDSTLIMQLLRDNLTLWTSDLQGDQTEGTRGGGA; encoded by the exons ATGGCAACATCCGAAGATTTAAAGCAGCTGAGGTCCGACTGTACCTACCGGTCCAAGTTGGCCGAGCAGGCGGAGAGATATGACG aaaTGGCCGACGCGATGAGAACCCTAGTTGAGCAGTGCGTGAACAACGACAAGGACGAGTTGACCGTCGAGGAGAGGAACCTGCTG TCCGTTGCGTACAAAAACGCCGTCGGCGCGAGAAGAGCCTCGTGGAGAATAATTTCCAGCGTTgagcaaaaagaaatgaGCAAGGCGAACGTGCACAACAAGAACATCGCGGCCACGTACAGGAAGAAAGTGGAAGAGGAGCTAAATAACATATGCCAGGACATCCTGAACCTCCTCACGAAGAAGCTAATACCCAATACGTCCGAAAGCGAAAGCAAAGTGTTTTActacaaaatgaagggaGATTACTACAGATACATTAGTGAGTTCTCTTGCGATGAAGGAAAGAAGGAAGCATCTAACTTTGCACAGGAGGCTTACCAGAAGGCAACAGACATTGCAGAAAATGAACTTCCATCGACGCACCCCATACGTTTAGGACTTGCTTTAAATTACTCAGTTTTCTTTTATGAGATTTTAAACCAACCCCACCAGGCATGTGAAATGGCCAAGCGTGCCTTCGACGATGCCATCACCGAGTTTGACAACGTGAGCGAGGACTCGTACAAGGACTCCACGCTGATTATGCAGCTGCTGCGGGACAACTTGACCTTGTGGACGTCGGATTTGCAGGGAGACCAGACGGAAGGTACGCGCGGAGGGGGAGCCTAA
- a CDS encoding hypothetical protein, conserved (encoded by transcript PVX_089480A) yields MDVFEFVDPLRKRKITNNLFDFDQYVYKEKLNESEEKKSEESVVKKKKKKKLRRVLDSSNSEGDNNSKEDASPPQSGRKRNGEPANKREKKGRNGPSGLSGQSGLSGPIEPTDESPKKEHEDEEQKDGTAQHPNGSNNNLSDDNEDDYSLSNEREEHEKNLKDLFECLLASIKIKNKIIEYFTSNVKEKRQEIIKEFVKGSFRVSNFDANFSHFEREVDTFHKLKKYQKCGVFWLYALYREKKNGILADEMGLGKTAQTCVFLDYMYRTKELQNKTIIVAPTSLLKNWNNEINMWCPYLRNNKIIYYGNQNERKYLAYDIFTNKANNIHLIVTSINMLIGKNDVSYFRQIKKYDYLIFDEAHFLKNKNSLIYKKLQKKIVFNNKILLTGSPIQNKTQELMNLLLFLMPEIFTEKNINNAMSAFVKMYQEILNSKEGSDDQGEGIDSAATPLKSAKTLEIYDIKSVERKEPSDSTGGKVTSPGGNTPSSDGNTSSPGGNTPSSGSNSTCTEETKNIIKNYLIETIKNDVKYVKLKNKEIILLQLIIEPYILRRSKKHVFIDMPKKHSIIIKLPLNSTQLNLYKDEIMSKMQHTHKHLEFLQKHSNRKELERLAAVFEKRDIKREQIFRAGSDVAEVGGVAEVADAADEGESGATPNGRSHAAREVPTDAAAAPAEQPNDYDDEDDKIDEETINIEKAEENKDSNIVINKRQDEPADTESVNNTSKEVRGKMINASIFILRRICNHPLLHKYYYSVEDIKKISKYFYANTDQYLDLDLKTVENEFMKISDFDIHLSIKHLISQGDENLNKYLISKEHILNSSKIHHMISLIKEIRKKKEKVLIFSQFTTFLDIIEEALLYEFIYDEQDFADHRQGGKGGNPDEKGEKGRLDGQEEADQADQADQADQADQVDQADDDAANDADAANAANDDAPPRSNSGKEEDPNGDFNKSEKDLYLSSSTTSTSSFTSDRKGSSQIYVRLDGSTNTIERQKIIKRFSKNDNVFIFLLSTKAGGVGLNLIAANHVILMDQDWNPHNDRQAEDRVHRLGQKNEVYIYRLCCKNTIEETILRCCKAKLHLDQAFGGNSDMLQTALIKDALSAIEMQ; encoded by the exons ATGGACGTGTTCGAATTTGTGGACCCCCTGCGGAAGCGGAAAATCACCAACAACCTCTTCGACTTCGACCAGTACGTGTACAAGGAGAAGCTGAACGAGtcggaggagaaaaaaagcgaagagtccgtggtgaagaagaagaagaaaaagaagctgaGGAGGGTACTGGACAGCTCAAATAGCGAGGGGGACAACAACTCGAAGGAGgatgcctcccccccccagtcggggaggaagcgaaaCGGGGAGCCAGCCAacaagagggagaagaaggggcGAAACGGGCCAAGCGGGTTAAGCGGCCAAAGCGGACTAAGCGGGCCAATCGAACCAACCGATGAGAGCCCCAAGAAGGAGCACGAAGACGAGGAGCAGAAGGACGGCACCGCGCAGCACCCAAACGGAAGCAACAACAACCTGAGTGACGATAATGAGGACGATTACTCCCTGTCGAACGAGCGGGAGGAGCACGAAAAGAACCTGAAGGACCTGTTCGAATGCTTGCTAGCGTCCATCAagataaagaacaaaattatagAGTACTTCACCTCAAACGTAAAGGAAAAGAGGCAGGAAATTATAAAGGAGTTTGTAAAGGGGTCCTTCCGAGTGAGTAATTTCGACGCGAATTTCAGCCATTTTGAGAGAGAAGTGGACACATTTCATAAGCTGAAGAAGTACCAAAAATGTGGCGTCTTCTGGTTATATGCACTGTatagggaaaagaaaaacggaATCTTGGCGGACGAAATGGGATTGGGCAAAACGGCCCAGACGTGTGTCTTCCTCGATTACATGTACCGAACGAAGGAGctacaaaataaaaccatCATCGTGGCTCCGACGAGTCTACTTAAAAACTGGAACAACGAAATTAACATGTGGTGCCCCTACCTCAggaataataaaatcattTATTATGGGAATCAAAATGAAAGGAAATATCTCGCCTATGATATATTCACCAATAAGGCGAATAACATACACTTAATTGTCACGAGTATTAATATGCTCATCGGGAAGAATGACGTGTCCTATTTTaggcaaattaaaaaatacgaCTACCTCATCTTTGATGAGGCTCATTTTCTGAAGAATAAAAACTCCCTAATTTATAAGAAGTTGCAAAAGAAAATcgtttttaataataagaTTCTGCTCACCGGGTCACCCATCCAGAACAAAACACAGGAACTCATGAATCTGCTTCTCTTCCTCATGCCAGAGATATTTaccgaaaaaaatattaacaacgCTATGAGTGCCTTCGTCAAAATGTACCAAGAGATTCTAAACAGCAAGGAGGGTAGTGACGACCAGGGGGAGGGGATCGACTCTGCTGCCACCCCTTTGAAGAGCGCAAAAACGCTCGAAATTTATGATATCAAGTCGGTGGAAAGGAAGGAGCCCAGTGACTCCACCGGGGGAAAGGTCACCTCTCCAGGTGGTAATACCCCCTCCTCAGATGGTAACACCTCCTCCCCTGGTGGTAACACCCCCTCCTCGGGTAGCAACTCCACCTGCACAGAAGAGaccaaaaatattattaaaaattacctCATCGAAACGATAAAAAACGATGTGAAGTACGTCAAACTGAAGAACAAGGAAATCATTCTGCTCCAACTCATTATTGAGCCGTACATTTTGAGGCGGTCCAAGAAGCACGTGTTCATAGATATGCCCAAAAAGCACAGCATAATTATTAAGCTGCCCCTGAACAGCACGCAGCTGAACCTGTATAAGGATGAAATAATGTCGAAGATGCAGCACACGCATAAGCACCTGGAGTTTCTGCAGAAGCACTCGAATAGGAAGGAGCTGGAGAGGCTCGCGGCCGTCTTCGAGAAGAGGGACATCAAGCGGGAGCAGATCTTCCGCGCGGGGAGCGACGTTGCCGAGGTTGGCGGCGTTGCCGAAGTTGCCGATGCTGCCGACGAGGGGGAGTCGGGTGCCACCCCCAATGGGAGAAGCCACGCGGCCAGGGAAGTGCCTACCGACGCCGCTGCCGCCCCGGCGGAGCAGCCCAACGACTACGACGACGAGGACGACAAAATTGACGAGGAAACGATCAACATAGAAAAGGCAGAGGAGAACAAAGACAGCAACATTGTGATTAATAAAAGGCAGGACGAGCCGGCGGACACCGAAAGCGTTAACAACACCAGCAAGGAGGTAAGAgggaaaatgataaatgCGTCCATTTTCATCCTAAGGCGAATATGTAACCACCCCCTTCTACACAAATATTACTACTCCGTGgaggatataaaaaagatttcCAAATATTTCTACGCCAACACGGATCAGTACCTTGATTTGGACCTCAAGACGGTCGAAAATGAATTTATGAAGATCTCCGATTTTGACATTCACCTGTCGATTAAGCATTTAATATCCCAAGGGGATGAAAATTTGAACAAGTACCTCATTTCGAAGGAGCACATCCTCAACAGCAGCAAGATACACCACATGATTTCGCTCATTAAGGAGATTCgcaagaagaaggagaaggtcCTCATCTTCTCTCAGTTCACCACCTTCCTGGACATCATTGAGGAGGCCCTCCTCTACGAGTTTATCTACGACGAGCAGGACTTCGCGGACCACCGGCAGGGCGGGAAAGGAGGCAACCCAGATGAGAAGGGTGAGAAGGGGCGCCTCGACGGGCAGGAGGAAGCGGATCAAGCGGATCAAGCGGATCAAGCGGATCAAGCGGATCAAGTGGATCAAGCCGATGACGACGCTGCCAACGACGCTGATGCCGCCAATGCTGCCAACGACGATGCCCCCCCCCGAAGCAACTCCGGGAAGGAGGAAGACCCCAACGGAGACTTCAACAAAAGCGAAAAGGACCTCTACCTGTCGTCCTCCACCACCTCCACGTCGTCGTTCACCTCCGACCGCAAGGGGAGCAGCCAAATCTACGTCCGCCTGGATGGCTCCACCAACACGATCGAGAGgcagaaaattataaagcgCTTTTCCAAAAACGACAACGTGTTTATCTTCCTGCTGTCGACTAAGGCGGGCGGCGTGGGGCTCAACTTGATCGCGGCCAACCACGTCATTCTGATGGACCAG gacTGGAACCCCCACAACGACAGACAGGCGGAGGATCGAGTCCACCGACTAG GACAAAAGAACGAAGTGTACATTTACCGACTATGCTGCAAGAACACCATCGAGGAGACCATCCTTCGG TGCTGTAAAGCAAAGCTCCACCTGGACCAGGCCTTCGGCGGCAACAGCGACATGTTGCAAACGGCCCTTATAAAG GATGCCTTGAGTGCAATTGAGATgcagtaa
- a CDS encoding hypothetical protein, conserved (encoded by transcript PVX_089485A): MKVLKFLWIPVVAIILLVVVLNGYIYFNQDNLIFAKEKINPNKVRPYGSHFEDVYLDMEDGSRFKCWFVKAEDHENKPVFLYYLGKGGYVEKYVKLFDMIVQRVDVSIFSCSNRGCGTNKGNPSEEQLYKDALVPLNYLKQKNTKQLFIFGNSMGGAVALETASKHQKDLYGLILENPFLSVKDMSEQNYPFLNFFLLSFDVLIRTKMDNKEKIKKIHVPLLINTSELDKMIPPDHSSKLFELCPSKHKFRYFSKFGTHNNIIKVDDGSYHASLKKFVQTAISLREGKGEPQIPPPPRAAA, encoded by the exons atgaaggtaCTCAAGTTCTTGTGGATCCCCGTGGTTGCGATTATACTCCTCGTGGTGGTGTTGAATG GCTACATCTATTTCAACCAGGACAATCTGATCTTCGCAAAAGAAA AGATCAACCCCAACAAAGTCCGTCCATATG gCAGCCATTTCGAAGATGTGTACCTAGATATGGAGGACGGAAGCAGATTTAAGTG cTGGTTTGTAAAAGCGGAAGACCACGAAAACAAGCCTGTGTTCCTCTACTACCTCGGAAAGGGTGGCT ATGTCGAGAAGTACGTCAAGCTGTTCGACATGATTGTGCAGAGGGTGGACGTCAGCATCTTCTCCTGCTCCAACAGGGG CTGCGGAACGAACAAAGGAAATCCATCGGAGGAACAACTGTACAAGGATGCCCTGGTGCCCCTCAACTACTTGAAGCAGAAAAACACCAAGCAGCTGTTCATCTTCggaaa CTCCATGGGAGGTGCAGTGGCCCTCGAAACGGCATCCAAGCACCAAAAGGAC CTGTACGGCCTGATTTTGGAAAACCCATTTCTGAGCGTGAAGGACATGTCGGAGCAGAACTACCCCTTCTTaaacttcttcctcttgagTTTTGACGTTTTGATTAGAACCAAAATGGACAATAAggagaagataaaaaaaatacacgtcCCTCTGTTGATTAACACTTCCGAACTG GACAAAATGATCCCCCCTGATCACTCGAGCAAGTTATTTGAG CTCTGCCCGAGCAAGCACAAGTTCAGGTACTTCTCCAAGTTTGGGACGCACAACAACATCATAAAGGTGGACGACGGTTCGTATCACGCCTCGTTGAAAAAGTTCGTCCAAACGGCCATCAGTTTGCGCGAGGGGAAAGGAGAGCCACAGAttccgcctcccccccgagcAGCGGCGTAG